The sequence CTCTTCCAGCGAAGCGCACACCCTCGGGATCTTTGCATCCTCTTCCGGCGGCAGATCGTACAGATTCTTGTCGGCGGGATCGCCGGGGTGAATCTTGTTCTGCACACCGTCCAGACCAGCCATCATCAAGGCCGAGAAGGCCAGGTAGGGATTGGCCAGGGGATCCGGGAAGCGGGTTTCGATACGGCGGCCCTTGGGGTTGCCCACGTAAGGAATGCGGATCGAGGCCGAACGGTTGCGGGCCGAGTAAGCCAGTTTGACCGGGGCTTCGAAGTGCGGGACCAGACGCTTGTAGGAGTTGGTGCCGGGGTTGGTGATGGCGTTCAGGGCACGAGCGTGCTTGATGATGCCGCCGATGTAGTACAGAGCAAAGTCAGACAGACCAGCATAGCCATTGCCTGCGAACAGGTTCTGACCATCCTTCCAGATGGATTGGTGCACGTGCATGCCGGAACCGTTGTCGCCGACGATGGGCTTGGGCATGAAGGTGGCGGTCTTGCCATAGGCGTGGGCCACGTTGTGGATCACGTACTTGACGATCTGGTTCCAGTCACCGCGGGTAACCAGCGTGCTGAACTTGGTACCGATTTCGAGTTGGCCGGGAGCAGCCACTTCGTGGTGGTGCACTTCAACCGGCACGCCCATCTGTTCCATCAACAGGCACATTTCCGAACGCATGTCCTGGAAGGAATCGACAGGGGGAACGGGGAAGTAGCCGCCCTTGAGACCCGGACGGTGGCCCATGTTGCCGCCTTCGAACTCCAGGCCGGAGGACCACGGGGCCTCTTCGGACTTGATCTTGACGAAGGTGCCGGACATGTCGGTGTTCCAGGTCACGCCATCGAAGACGAAGAACTCGGGTTCCGGACCGAAGAAGGCGGTATCGCCCAGGCCTGAGG comes from Bordetella holmesii ATCC 51541 and encodes:
- the glnA gene encoding glutamine synthetase, type I; this encodes MPAHTVDEDKLESGQAFDGSSIPGWKGIEVSDMLLIPDVNTANLDPFREEATMILTCDAVEPSDMKGYDRDPRSLAKRAEAYLKSSGLGDTAFFGPEPEFFVFDGVTWNTDMSGTFVKIKSEEAPWSSGLEFEGGNMGHRPGLKGGYFPVPPVDSFQDMRSEMCLLMEQMGVPVEVHHHEVAAPGQLEIGTKFSTLVTRGDWNQIVKYVIHNVAHAYGKTATFMPKPIVGDNGSGMHVHQSIWKDGQNLFAGNGYAGLSDFALYYIGGIIKHARALNAITNPGTNSYKRLVPHFEAPVKLAYSARNRSASIRIPYVGNPKGRRIETRFPDPLANPYLAFSALMMAGLDGVQNKIHPGDPADKNLYDLPPEEDAKIPRVCASLEEALAALDKDREFLTRGGVFSNEMLDAYIELKMADVTRLRMTTHPVEFDMYYSL